The following are encoded in a window of Nocardioides houyundeii genomic DNA:
- a CDS encoding Na+/H+ antiporter, which yields MELAVLLVSMAAVVLLGTTVSERLHLPAPLLLIAVGAGLAFVPAVPTIHLESEVVLLGLLPPLLYTAAIQTSLMDFNANRGTILRLSVFLVLVTTAAVAVVTHLLVPDWGWAAAIAVGAVVAPPDAVAATAVARRIGLPRRVVTILEGESLFNDATALVTLRTAVAALAGGVVLLDIGIDFVVAAGGGVLIGVVLFLLVARLRRRITDPLMDTAISFLTPFAAFVAAEEVHASGVISVVVAGLLLGHKADIIQTAQSRITERITWRTVAFVLENTVFLLIGLQLDWILAEVHESTLSNTRIAVVCLATLVTVIVVRLVYMHVTAMFRRSDPLPTSWTFLIGWAGMRGVVTLAAAFIIPEEAPHREVMLLVAFSVVAGTLFLQGLTLPWLTRVLNVPPPDVAEDALARATLLQQAANAGLARLDELEYEDHHGVDARIRARVDQRTFSAWEQLDTTADEETPSELYARIRREMIDAERARVLEVRSGGHLPSEVVRQVLGMLDIEESMLDAGSSVREKVRSAVTGISGPEECMDLQKHPATDTVADPACETCLAEGTRWVSLRQCLTCGRVGCCDSSVGRHATAHFHETQHPVMESAQPGESWRWCYVHELTG from the coding sequence GTGGAGCTTGCGGTCCTGCTGGTGTCGATGGCCGCCGTCGTGCTGCTGGGTACGACGGTCAGCGAACGCCTGCACCTTCCTGCGCCCCTGCTGCTGATCGCGGTCGGCGCGGGGCTGGCGTTCGTCCCGGCCGTGCCCACGATCCACCTGGAGTCAGAGGTGGTGCTGCTCGGGCTGCTGCCGCCGCTGCTGTACACCGCGGCCATCCAGACCTCGCTGATGGACTTCAACGCCAACCGCGGGACCATCCTGCGCCTCTCGGTGTTCCTGGTGCTGGTCACCACCGCCGCTGTCGCGGTCGTCACCCACCTGCTGGTGCCCGACTGGGGCTGGGCTGCGGCCATCGCCGTCGGGGCGGTCGTCGCGCCACCGGACGCGGTCGCCGCGACTGCCGTGGCCCGGCGCATCGGCCTGCCGCGGCGGGTGGTGACGATCCTCGAGGGCGAGTCGCTGTTCAACGACGCCACCGCCCTGGTCACCCTGCGCACCGCGGTCGCCGCGCTCGCCGGCGGCGTGGTGCTGCTGGACATCGGGATCGACTTCGTCGTCGCGGCCGGCGGCGGGGTGCTGATCGGGGTGGTGCTGTTCCTCCTCGTCGCGCGGCTGCGCAGGCGCATCACCGACCCGCTGATGGACACCGCCATCTCGTTCCTGACCCCGTTCGCGGCGTTCGTCGCCGCCGAGGAGGTGCACGCCTCCGGGGTGATCTCGGTGGTGGTGGCCGGGCTGCTGCTCGGGCACAAGGCCGACATCATCCAGACCGCCCAGTCCCGCATCACCGAGCGGATCACCTGGCGCACCGTCGCCTTCGTGCTGGAGAACACCGTCTTCCTGCTGATCGGGCTCCAGCTCGACTGGATCCTGGCCGAGGTGCATGAGTCGACGCTGTCCAACACCCGGATCGCGGTGGTGTGCCTGGCCACCCTGGTCACCGTCATCGTGGTGCGGCTGGTCTACATGCACGTCACGGCGATGTTCCGTCGCAGTGACCCGCTGCCCACGTCCTGGACGTTCCTGATCGGCTGGGCCGGGATGCGGGGCGTGGTGACCCTCGCGGCGGCGTTCATCATCCCCGAGGAGGCGCCGCACCGAGAGGTGATGCTGCTGGTCGCGTTCTCCGTGGTGGCCGGCACCCTGTTCCTCCAGGGCCTGACCCTGCCCTGGCTCACCCGCGTCCTCAACGTCCCGCCGCCGGACGTCGCGGAGGACGCGCTGGCCCGGGCCACCCTGCTCCAGCAGGCCGCCAACGCGGGTCTGGCCCGCCTGGACGAGCTGGAGTACGAGGACCACCACGGGGTGGACGCGCGGATCCGGGCCAGGGTGGACCAGCGCACCTTCTCGGCCTGGGAGCAGCTGGACACCACCGCGGACGAGGAGACCCCGTCCGAGCTCTACGCCCGGATCCGGCGCGAGATGATCGACGCCGAACGGGCCCGGGTGCTCGAGGTCCGCAGCGGTGGGCACCTGCCCTCGGAGGTGGTCCGGCAGGTGCTCGGGATGCTCGACATCGAGGAGTCGATGCTCGACGCCGGCAGCTCGGTGCGCGAGAAGGTGCGCAGTGCGGTGACCGGTATCTCAGGCCCCGAGGAGTGCATGGACCTGCAGAAGCACCCCGCGACCGACACCGTTGCGGACCCCGCCTGCGAGACCTGCCTGGCCGAGGGCACCCGCTGGGTGTCGCTGCGGCAGTGCCTGACGTGCGGGCGCGTCGGCTGCTGTGACTCCTCGGTCGGTCGGCACGCGACGGCGCACTTCCACGAGACGCAGCACCCGGTGATGGAGTCGGCGCAGCCGGGGGAGTCCTGGCGCTGGTGCTACGTGCACGAGCTCACCGGCTGA
- a CDS encoding FAD-binding oxidoreductase — MTRSWWGWGNVEDAVTGAEAEELVARVAAFMPDHDFTPHDPPSPEDLGLPQPRVSVPGSLAHLASSTPEDRASHAHGRAYRDVVRNLAGEVAHAPDLVLRPEAEADVVAVLDWASSAQVAVVPFGGGTSVVGGVEPRFDGPAVSLDLRALDRVLEIDRTSRAARIQAGVLGPHLEDQLRPHGLTLRHFPQSFEFSTLGGWLATRAGGHYATLLTHVDDLTESLRVVTPVGVSESRRLPGSGAGPSPDRMFLGSEGTLGVITEAWMRLQDRPRWQQSTTVDFDTFDAAVAATRAVAQSGLHPSNCRLLDPMEALVNAGTSTTGGLLVLAFESADHPVDAWLDRAVEIVRDHGGRPGPRSDRSAGEAAAPADAGSAWRSSFLRMPYQRDAVTRRSLIAETFETACTWDRFAELHAAITSAAYEVMARIGGEGVVTCRFTHVYPDGPAPYYGIYAPGRWGSLVAMWDEIKAGVSEAISTHGGTITHHHAVGRDHAPWYAVQRPEPFALGLAAAKRALDPAGVLNPGVLGL, encoded by the coding sequence GTGACCAGGTCGTGGTGGGGTTGGGGAAACGTCGAGGACGCCGTGACCGGCGCGGAGGCCGAGGAACTGGTGGCCCGGGTGGCGGCGTTCATGCCGGACCACGACTTCACCCCGCACGACCCGCCCTCGCCTGAGGACCTGGGCCTGCCGCAGCCGCGGGTCTCGGTGCCGGGCAGCCTGGCGCACCTGGCCAGCAGCACCCCCGAGGACCGCGCCAGCCACGCCCACGGCCGGGCCTACCGTGACGTCGTACGCAACCTGGCCGGCGAGGTCGCCCACGCCCCGGACCTGGTGCTGCGCCCGGAGGCCGAGGCCGACGTGGTCGCGGTGCTGGACTGGGCGTCGTCCGCGCAGGTCGCGGTGGTGCCCTTCGGCGGCGGTACGTCGGTGGTGGGCGGGGTGGAGCCCCGGTTCGACGGGCCGGCGGTCAGCCTGGACCTGCGCGCCCTGGACCGGGTGCTGGAGATCGACCGCACCAGCCGTGCGGCGCGGATCCAGGCCGGGGTGCTCGGACCGCACTTGGAGGACCAGCTGCGCCCGCACGGGCTGACGCTGCGGCACTTCCCGCAGTCCTTCGAGTTCTCCACCCTCGGCGGCTGGCTGGCGACCCGGGCGGGCGGGCACTACGCGACGCTGCTCACCCACGTCGACGACCTCACCGAGAGCCTGCGCGTGGTCACCCCGGTGGGGGTGAGCGAGTCGCGGCGGCTGCCGGGCTCGGGCGCCGGGCCCTCGCCGGACCGGATGTTCCTGGGCTCCGAGGGCACCCTCGGGGTGATCACCGAGGCGTGGATGCGGCTCCAGGACCGGCCGCGGTGGCAGCAGAGCACCACGGTTGACTTCGACACCTTCGACGCCGCGGTGGCAGCGACCCGGGCGGTGGCCCAGAGCGGGCTGCACCCGTCGAACTGCCGGCTGCTGGACCCGATGGAGGCGCTGGTCAATGCCGGCACCTCGACCACCGGCGGGCTGCTGGTGCTGGCCTTCGAGTCGGCCGACCACCCCGTCGACGCCTGGCTGGACCGGGCGGTCGAGATCGTCCGGGACCACGGCGGTCGGCCGGGTCCGCGCAGCGACCGGTCGGCGGGCGAGGCTGCCGCGCCTGCGGACGCGGGCAGCGCCTGGCGCTCGTCGTTCCTGCGGATGCCGTACCAGCGCGACGCGGTGACCCGGCGCAGCCTGATCGCGGAGACCTTCGAGACCGCGTGCACCTGGGACCGGTTCGCCGAGCTGCACGCGGCGATCACCTCCGCGGCGTACGAGGTGATGGCCCGGATCGGCGGCGAGGGCGTGGTGACCTGCCGCTTCACCCACGTCTATCCCGACGGGCCGGCGCCGTACTACGGGATCTACGCCCCCGGTCGCTGGGGCTCTCTGGTGGCGATGTGGGACGAGATCAAGGCTGGTGTCTCCGAGGCGATCTCGACGCACGGCGGGACGATCACCCACCACCACGCGGTGGGTCGGGACCACGCTCCCTGGTACGCCGTCCAGCGACCGGAGCCGTTCGCACTCGGGCTCGCGGCGGCCAAGCGGGCGCTGGACCCGGCGGGGGTGCTGAACCCGGGCGTGCTGGGGCTGTGA
- a CDS encoding serine hydrolase domain-containing protein, whose product MSDTAAPPARSGRRSLRRVLGTVLVLAVVLGAGSYVASRAMEIPAPTRLARIALSEPSRQGDFFPAHTVGASTRPIAFPAGGGDLPADVPWKGDRISLEEFLETTSSKALVVLQDGKLVEEWYADGIDASTRMSSWSVAKSVISLLIGQAIDRGELSEDDRLVDLVPELKSGNEYDDITVHDLLDMTAGVDVTENYKAYWPFIGTARMLLTTDMPGFLDDNRKVEFTPGSEGAYRSVNTQLLGAILMKIEGKPLADVLSRRLWGPMGAQSSATWNLDTTGGVEKAFCCLNATALDFAHLGQLVLDDGQVAGREVVPAEWIDRIATPAEHPVGEWDYSAQWWHPSGGIGPDYSAIGVYGQFVYVNPTTRTVVVKLSDHGTEQDEAETFEVFRTLAGQDPTRP is encoded by the coding sequence GTGTCCGACACCGCCGCACCGCCGGCACGATCCGGTCGCCGCTCGCTGCGTCGGGTGCTCGGCACCGTCCTGGTGCTCGCCGTCGTCCTGGGGGCCGGGTCGTACGTCGCCTCCCGCGCGATGGAGATCCCCGCGCCGACTCGCCTGGCCCGGATCGCGCTCAGCGAGCCCTCGCGCCAGGGCGACTTCTTCCCGGCGCACACGGTCGGGGCGTCCACCCGGCCCATCGCCTTCCCGGCCGGCGGCGGCGACCTGCCCGCCGACGTGCCGTGGAAGGGCGACCGGATCTCGCTGGAGGAGTTCCTGGAGACCACCAGCAGCAAAGCCCTGGTCGTCCTCCAGGACGGCAAGCTGGTCGAGGAGTGGTACGCCGACGGGATCGACGCCAGCACGCGGATGAGCTCGTGGTCGGTGGCGAAGTCGGTGATCTCCCTGCTCATCGGGCAGGCGATCGACCGTGGCGAGCTCAGCGAGGACGACCGGCTGGTCGACCTCGTGCCCGAGCTGAAGTCCGGCAACGAGTACGACGACATCACCGTCCACGACCTGCTGGACATGACGGCCGGGGTGGACGTCACGGAGAACTACAAGGCGTACTGGCCCTTCATCGGGACCGCGCGGATGCTGCTCACCACGGACATGCCCGGGTTCCTCGACGACAACCGCAAGGTGGAGTTCACCCCGGGATCCGAAGGCGCCTACCGCAGCGTCAACACCCAGCTGCTGGGGGCGATCCTGATGAAGATCGAGGGCAAGCCGCTCGCCGACGTGCTCTCGCGACGGCTCTGGGGACCGATGGGCGCGCAGAGCTCCGCCACCTGGAACCTCGACACGACCGGCGGGGTGGAGAAGGCGTTCTGCTGCCTGAACGCCACCGCCCTGGACTTCGCCCACCTCGGTCAGCTCGTCCTCGACGACGGACAGGTCGCGGGGCGGGAGGTCGTCCCCGCGGAGTGGATCGACCGGATCGCCACCCCCGCGGAGCATCCGGTGGGCGAGTGGGACTACTCCGCCCAGTGGTGGCACCCCTCGGGCGGCATCGGCCCGGACTACTCCGCCATCGGGGTCTACGGCCAGTTCGTCTACGTCAACCCGACGACCCGCACGGTCGTGGTCAAGCTCAGCGACCACGGCACCGAGCAGGACGAGGCGGAGACCTTCGAGGTGTTTCGCACGCTCGCCGGGCAGGACCCGACCCGACCCTGA
- a CDS encoding helix-hairpin-helix domain-containing protein yields the protein MPFFHAASRLDRPQLRTVGAGIAGGSILGYALIAMSPEDSTGSATGWTSNLAAVILLSVMVVATVLLVGLRREVYQLTVGAPRPGNQDAMASVEATRRKRDEARKLAVKDPMMARELGIGNPQLRQGYDDGGLLELNFATAEQLSVVCGLPPTMAEQVVTSRATLGRFLHVEDAIVYGQVGEEYAPLIRDRGIVIADR from the coding sequence GTGCCCTTCTTCCACGCCGCTTCGCGTCTCGACAGACCACAGCTGCGCACGGTCGGCGCGGGCATAGCAGGCGGCAGCATCCTCGGGTACGCCCTGATCGCCATGTCTCCTGAGGACAGCACTGGTTCGGCGACGGGGTGGACGTCAAACCTGGCGGCGGTCATCCTGCTCAGCGTCATGGTGGTGGCCACTGTCCTGTTGGTAGGGCTCCGAAGAGAGGTCTACCAACTCACCGTCGGGGCTCCGCGCCCCGGCAATCAGGACGCGATGGCGAGTGTCGAGGCGACGCGGCGCAAGAGGGACGAGGCACGAAAGCTCGCCGTCAAGGACCCGATGATGGCTCGAGAGCTGGGGATCGGAAACCCACAGCTCAGACAGGGATACGACGACGGGGGCCTACTGGAGCTGAACTTCGCAACGGCGGAGCAGCTGAGCGTCGTGTGTGGTCTACCGCCCACCATGGCCGAACAAGTCGTGACCTCGCGCGCGACGCTGGGGCGTTTCCTGCACGTGGAAGACGCCATCGTGTACGGCCAGGTCGGCGAGGAGTACGCGCCCCTGATCCGGGACCGCGGCATCGTCATCGCGGATCGATGA
- a CDS encoding MFS transporter, which translates to MSAPVPLSPTRWWALCVLGLAQLMVVLDGTIVAIALPAAQADLGLADGQRQWVVTAYAVAFSALLLLGGRIADYWGRKRTFMVGMVGFGAASVWGGLAQSGTELIAARGLQGAFAALVAPAALAMITVLFPSGRERNVAFAVFGIVAGTGAAFGFLLGGVLTQYADWRWCLLVNVFFVLLALVAGRFLLVESRAHGDNRYDLVGAALVALSLGSLIYGFARAEHGWGSADTVGFLVAGAILMAVFLWWQARCSHPLLPLRVVSSRVRGAAFLLQACVGVVMVGALLYLTFHFQIVLGMSPVVAGFASVAMTVVIMVTAPISTSLFTTFGPRVVLTVGPLLVAAGLFYLSGIIASGSYWTEVLPGVVVMGLGFSLILVPVQNLALAGVDPHDAGVASALANASLHVGGSIAVAVFTAIYTSSMTDSLAQGVDQLPALAGAYGDTLFAAAWVMVLGAVAAFLLIGGAKTGDAPVASEPAVPATH; encoded by the coding sequence ATGTCTGCCCCCGTTCCCCTCTCTCCCACTCGCTGGTGGGCGCTCTGCGTCCTCGGGCTGGCCCAGCTGATGGTGGTCCTGGACGGGACGATCGTCGCGATCGCCCTCCCTGCCGCCCAGGCCGACCTCGGCCTCGCCGACGGACAGCGCCAGTGGGTGGTGACGGCGTACGCCGTCGCGTTCTCCGCGCTGCTCCTGCTCGGCGGCCGGATCGCCGACTACTGGGGCCGCAAGCGCACCTTCATGGTCGGCATGGTCGGCTTCGGCGCCGCCTCGGTCTGGGGCGGCCTGGCCCAGTCGGGCACCGAGCTCATCGCGGCCCGCGGCCTGCAGGGCGCCTTCGCTGCCCTGGTGGCTCCCGCCGCGCTGGCGATGATCACGGTGCTGTTCCCCAGTGGTCGGGAGCGCAACGTGGCCTTCGCGGTGTTCGGCATCGTCGCCGGCACCGGCGCTGCCTTCGGCTTCCTGCTCGGCGGGGTGCTCACCCAGTACGCCGACTGGCGCTGGTGCCTGCTGGTCAACGTCTTCTTCGTGCTCCTCGCCCTGGTTGCCGGCCGGTTCCTGCTGGTCGAGAGCCGGGCGCACGGTGACAACCGCTACGACCTCGTCGGGGCCGCCCTGGTGGCGTTGTCGCTGGGTTCCCTGATCTACGGCTTCGCGCGGGCCGAGCACGGGTGGGGCTCGGCGGACACCGTCGGCTTCCTGGTCGCGGGCGCGATCCTGATGGCCGTCTTCCTGTGGTGGCAGGCCCGGTGCTCGCACCCCCTGCTCCCGCTGCGCGTGGTCAGCAGCCGGGTGCGCGGCGCGGCGTTCCTGCTGCAGGCCTGCGTGGGCGTGGTGATGGTCGGGGCGCTGCTCTACCTGACCTTCCACTTCCAGATCGTGCTCGGCATGAGCCCGGTCGTCGCCGGCTTCGCCAGCGTCGCGATGACGGTCGTGATCATGGTGACCGCCCCGATCTCGACGTCTCTCTTCACCACCTTCGGGCCCCGCGTGGTGCTGACCGTCGGGCCGCTGCTGGTCGCGGCCGGCCTGTTCTACCTGAGCGGGATCATCGCCAGCGGCAGCTACTGGACCGAGGTGCTGCCCGGCGTGGTCGTGATGGGTCTCGGGTTCTCCCTGATCCTGGTGCCGGTGCAGAACCTGGCACTGGCCGGCGTCGACCCGCACGACGCCGGGGTCGCCTCGGCGCTCGCCAACGCCTCGCTGCACGTGGGGGGCTCCATCGCGGTGGCGGTCTTCACCGCCATCTACACCTCCTCGATGACCGACTCCCTGGCCCAGGGCGTGGACCAGCTGCCCGCCCTGGCCGGTGCGTACGGCGACACCCTGTTCGCCGCTGCCTGGGTGATGGTGCTCGGCGCGGTGGCAGCGTTCCTGCTCATCGGCGGCGCCAAGACCGGGGACGCCCCGGTCGCGTCGGAGCCGGCGGTCCCGGCCACGCACTGA
- a CDS encoding phospholipid scramblase-related protein, whose translation MTEPTPADWHPDPFGRYQHRYWDGVEWTHHVSTQGRQEIDPPIHGSPTPAPNPSPAPSTRVSKKVQRQMQSFSGVRQATDAALFNQSILVVNQKAKLLGVTAEYAVYDQHGQRLGSVREVGNVLLRKALGGSGKNATHKFEIVDPNNTVLIALHRPATFIKSKMIVVGAEGTHGEINQKTVGILGNVRFSLESGGRLLGSINAESRAAWDFSIQDANATEIGRITKTWAGWAKERFTKADNYVVQIHRPLEEPLRSLVIAGALAIDTALKQDGDYRHRRAR comes from the coding sequence ATGACTGAACCGACGCCGGCCGACTGGCATCCGGACCCCTTCGGCCGGTACCAGCACCGCTACTGGGATGGGGTCGAGTGGACCCATCACGTCTCCACGCAGGGACGGCAGGAGATCGATCCGCCCATCCATGGTTCGCCGACGCCTGCGCCGAACCCATCACCGGCGCCTTCCACGAGGGTTTCCAAGAAGGTCCAGCGACAGATGCAGTCGTTCTCCGGTGTCCGGCAGGCCACCGATGCGGCCCTCTTCAACCAGTCGATCCTGGTCGTCAACCAGAAGGCCAAGCTCCTGGGAGTCACTGCCGAGTACGCGGTCTACGACCAGCACGGCCAGAGGCTCGGGTCTGTGCGGGAGGTCGGGAACGTTCTGCTGCGGAAGGCCCTGGGCGGAAGCGGCAAGAATGCGACGCACAAGTTCGAGATCGTCGACCCGAACAACACCGTGCTCATTGCGCTCCATCGGCCGGCGACCTTCATCAAGTCCAAGATGATCGTCGTGGGCGCTGAGGGAACCCACGGGGAGATCAACCAGAAGACGGTCGGCATCCTCGGCAATGTCCGCTTCAGCCTCGAGTCCGGCGGTCGCCTGCTCGGTTCGATCAACGCCGAGAGCCGAGCGGCCTGGGATTTCAGCATCCAGGACGCGAACGCCACCGAGATCGGTCGGATCACCAAGACCTGGGCCGGATGGGCCAAGGAGCGTTTCACCAAGGCAGACAACTACGTGGTGCAGATTCACCGACCACTCGAAGAGCCGCTCCGTTCGCTGGTGATCGCCGGGGCCCTTGCCATCGACACTGCGCTGAAGCAGGACGGCGACTATCGGCACCGGCGGGCCCGGTAG
- a CDS encoding FAD-dependent oxidoreductase: MGAPAVILASSTHAEELGGAFARYQAEYDVRLVRDEIAAKQVALDLLADGTQVALFVFDTDQPTERLHKLVAGTRKIVPTARRLLVAHVSQFFESNQTYRHAVTAGKVDALLLMPQGPRDEEFHGAVGEMLNDWNATVGTPYVESVRVISPERDPLTLSLLDYLDRVGIPAGLHHPDSDVAREVLARIPEDEGRWPVVESWKGWAGHCGSVRDLAVRLYGRPDEIDVDEVVDLVVVGAGPAGLAASVYASSEGLSTICLEAEAIGGQAGTSSMIRNYLGFPRGISGMRLASRARGQALRFGTRFYTGWPATALTAGSDGTPHVVHTDGGDVRARTVLVSTGVDYRRLGVDSIEALVGRGVNYGAAMAAARELAGEDVVVVGGGNSAGQAAVHAARFARSVTIVVRRPDLSATMSAYLVNEIEWNPRITVCGSSQVVDGGPDENGSLAWLELEDVRTGARERRDARGLFLLLGAAPECGWLPPELVRDENGFVLTGRDVPRELWVGDVPPADLATTVPGVFAAGDIRSTSMKRVAAATGEGASVVSLVHAWLELGTSHGPARTI; the protein is encoded by the coding sequence ATGGGAGCCCCGGCGGTCATCCTCGCCTCCTCGACGCACGCCGAGGAGCTCGGCGGCGCCTTCGCCCGCTACCAGGCGGAGTACGACGTACGCCTGGTGCGCGACGAGATCGCCGCCAAGCAGGTGGCGCTCGACCTGCTCGCCGACGGCACCCAGGTGGCGCTGTTCGTCTTCGACACCGACCAGCCCACGGAGCGGCTGCACAAGCTGGTGGCCGGGACCCGCAAGATCGTGCCGACCGCGCGGCGGCTGCTGGTCGCCCACGTCTCGCAGTTCTTCGAGAGCAACCAGACCTACCGTCACGCCGTCACTGCGGGCAAGGTCGACGCGCTGCTGCTGATGCCGCAGGGTCCGCGCGACGAGGAGTTCCACGGCGCGGTGGGGGAGATGCTCAACGACTGGAACGCCACCGTCGGCACGCCGTACGTCGAGAGCGTGCGGGTCATCAGCCCCGAGCGCGACCCGTTGACGCTGTCGCTGCTGGACTACCTCGACCGGGTCGGCATCCCCGCCGGGCTGCACCACCCCGACTCCGACGTCGCCCGCGAGGTGCTGGCCCGGATCCCCGAGGACGAGGGTCGGTGGCCGGTGGTGGAGTCGTGGAAGGGCTGGGCCGGGCACTGCGGCTCGGTGCGCGACCTCGCGGTCCGGCTCTACGGGCGACCCGACGAGATCGACGTCGACGAGGTGGTGGACCTGGTCGTGGTGGGCGCCGGGCCAGCCGGGCTCGCCGCCAGCGTCTACGCCTCCAGCGAGGGGCTCTCCACGATCTGCCTGGAGGCGGAGGCGATCGGCGGGCAGGCCGGGACCAGCTCGATGATCCGCAACTACCTCGGCTTCCCGCGCGGCATCTCCGGCATGCGGCTGGCCTCCCGGGCCCGCGGGCAGGCGCTGCGCTTCGGCACCCGGTTCTACACCGGCTGGCCCGCCACCGCGCTCACCGCCGGCAGCGACGGGACGCCGCACGTGGTGCACACCGACGGCGGTGACGTCCGAGCCCGGACCGTGCTGGTCTCCACCGGGGTGGACTACCGCCGCCTCGGGGTCGACTCCATCGAGGCGCTGGTGGGCCGCGGGGTCAACTACGGCGCCGCGATGGCGGCGGCCCGCGAGCTCGCCGGCGAGGACGTGGTGGTGGTCGGCGGCGGCAACTCCGCGGGCCAGGCCGCGGTCCACGCGGCGCGCTTCGCCCGCTCGGTGACCATCGTCGTACGCCGCCCGGACCTGAGCGCGACCATGTCGGCGTACCTGGTCAACGAGATCGAGTGGAACCCCCGGATCACCGTCTGCGGCTCCAGCCAGGTGGTCGACGGCGGGCCGGACGAGAACGGCAGCCTGGCCTGGCTGGAGCTGGAGGACGTGAGGACCGGAGCACGCGAGCGCCGGGACGCGCGGGGGCTGTTCCTGCTCCTGGGCGCGGCGCCGGAGTGCGGGTGGCTGCCGCCGGAGCTGGTGCGCGACGAGAACGGCTTCGTGCTCACCGGGCGCGACGTGCCGCGTGAGCTCTGGGTCGGCGACGTCCCGCCCGCGGACCTGGCGACCACCGTGCCCGGCGTGTTCGCCGCCGGCGACATCCGCTCCACGTCGATGAAGCGGGTCGCGGCCGCTACCGGGGAGGGCGCCTCGGTGGTCTCGCTGGTGCACGCGTGGCTGGAGTTGGGAACCTCACACGGCCCTGCACGAACGATCTGA
- a CDS encoding PGPGW domain-containing protein yields the protein MSVKSTGKHVLLQGAGWILVILGLAALVLPGPGLLALFGGMAILATQYEWAERRLEPVKKAALRTAADSVKSWPRILLSLLGVLVLIGIGLFWGIGVEAPSWWPVADKWWLRGGWGTGGTLIASGIIAFALIVYSYRNFREPSLQDPGSR from the coding sequence GTGAGCGTCAAGAGCACCGGAAAGCACGTCCTGCTCCAAGGCGCCGGCTGGATCCTGGTCATCCTCGGTCTCGCAGCCCTGGTGCTGCCGGGGCCGGGCCTGCTCGCCCTGTTCGGGGGGATGGCCATCCTGGCCACCCAGTACGAATGGGCGGAACGGCGCCTCGAGCCGGTCAAGAAGGCTGCCCTGCGCACGGCGGCCGACAGCGTCAAGAGCTGGCCCCGGATCCTGCTGTCGCTCCTCGGTGTCCTGGTGCTGATCGGCATCGGCCTCTTCTGGGGGATCGGCGTCGAGGCACCCTCGTGGTGGCCCGTGGCCGACAAGTGGTGGTTGCGGGGCGGCTGGGGGACCGGCGGGACCCTGATCGCCTCCGGCATCATCGCCTTCGCCTTGATCGTCTACAGCTACCGGAACTTCCGCGAGCCGTCGCTGCAGGACCCCGGCAGTCGGTGA